The following proteins are encoded in a genomic region of Arcobacter suis CECT 7833:
- a CDS encoding GNAT family N-acetyltransferase, which yields MQYKLAQIEDIEKVLELHFKYQIDTIRQEDKKDGFITTAFTKEQMVDLTTLEQGLFIAVLNEKVVAYVMSASWNFWSRWPMFAFMVEDLHNLEYLGQKLSVQNSYQYGPVCVDKEYRGSGVLEKIFDFARENMAKRFPILVTFINKINPRSYEAHTKKLKLEVIKEFSYNNNNYYELVYDTSKSLFK from the coding sequence ATGCAATACAAACTAGCACAAATAGAAGATATAGAAAAAGTATTAGAGTTACACTTTAAATATCAAATAGATACTATAAGACAAGAAGATAAAAAAGATGGGTTTATTACAACTGCTTTTACAAAAGAGCAAATGGTTGATTTGACTACTTTAGAACAGGGCTTATTTATTGCTGTTCTTAATGAAAAGGTTGTAGCTTATGTGATGAGTGCATCTTGGAATTTTTGGTCAAGATGGCCAATGTTTGCTTTTATGGTAGAAGATTTACATAACTTAGAGTATTTAGGTCAAAAGCTTAGTGTTCAAAACTCATATCAATATGGACCAGTTTGTGTGGATAAAGAGTATAGAGGGAGTGGAGTATTAGAAAAGATATTTGACTTTGCACGAGAGAATATGGCAAAAAGATTTCCTATTTTGGTAACATTTATAAACAAAATAAATCCAAGGTCTTATGAAGCTCATACAAAAAAATTAAAACTTGAAGTAATAAAAGAGTTTTCATATAACAACAATAACTATTATGAGTTAGTCTATGATACTTCAAAAAGCTTATTTAAATAA
- a CDS encoding type II toxin-antitoxin system Phd/YefM family antitoxin, with the protein MVAYKRDEIVSASEMARGFSNILNSIIDKSKDRLAISKNNKLEAVILDIEEYEKLQNAYDLLEQKEIEMMLLNRTNEEKEVSHTKSLSIEF; encoded by the coding sequence ATGGTAGCATATAAAAGAGATGAAATAGTTTCTGCGAGTGAAATGGCAAGAGGATTTTCAAATATTCTAAATAGTATCATTGATAAATCAAAAGATAGATTGGCTATTTCAAAAAACAATAAATTGGAAGCTGTAATCTTAGATATTGAAGAGTATGAAAAATTACAAAATGCTTATGATTTGTTAGAACAAAAAGAGATAGAAATGATGCTTTTAAATAGAACTAATGAGGAAAAGGAAGTATCTCATACTAAAAGTTTGTCTATAGAGTTTTAA